A section of the Schistosoma haematobium chromosome ZW, whole genome shotgun sequence genome encodes:
- a CDS encoding hypothetical protein (EggNog:ENOG41KOG0621~COG:M): MQKWFLSEYVEPLEGLHRLLEVDRVTVKQIKKNQSSKLHDAVVYEALLDTSELLLKFVEKSSFAQRFWCGSHRAFDMEVRNVNGKLVMHLQRPLKCSAVVCFCCPYEMKVEAPVGEPMGSIVQNYGRFGHTFYLKDWNDNINLDIKGPWFSYTCCFDLIFKIYAHGHNRSIGRIICRRDQENDSFRVDFPLDLDYRMKLLLICAAIFLDFVYFGTK, encoded by the exons ATGCAGAAGTGGTTTCTGTCtg AATATGTAGAACCGCTTGAAGGGCTTCACAGGCTTTTGGAAGTTGACAGGGTCACTGTGAAGCAAATAAAAAAGAACCAAA GTTCAAAGCTACATGATGCAGTAGTTTATGAAGCCCTGCTAGATACTTCTGAACTTCTTTTAAAATTTGTTGAAAAGTCTAGCTTTGCACAAAGATTCTGGTGTGGATCTCACAGAGCGTTCGATATGGAAGTGCGAAATGTAAACGGAAAACTCGTTATGCATCTCCAACGGCCATTGAAGTGTTCAGCGGTTGTATGTTTTTGTTGTCCTTAT GAAATGAAAGTTGAAGCTCCAGTAGGTGAACCAATGGGTAGTATTGTTCAAAATTATGGACGATTCGGTCATACATTTTACCTGAAAGATTGGaatgataatataaatttaGATATAAAAGGTCCTTGGTTTTCTTATACCTGTTGTTTTGATCTTATTTTTAAG ATTTATGCACATGGACATAATAGATCAATTGGACGGATAATATGTCGTCGAGATCAAGAAAATGATAGTTTTCGTGTTGACTTCCCTTTAGACTTGGATTATCGTATGAAACTTTTGCTTATTTGTGCTGCAATATTTTTG
- the KARS1_2 gene encoding Lysine--tRNA ligase (EggNog:ENOG410V5S8~COG:J) produces the protein MVTDEQFPTALGYGLPPTAGWGLGIDRLTMFLTNTNNIKEVILFPAMKPEANSAAPLNPTSEKPQDNKSSVSVNSYIPAELLSNTENLPDNTVLLDSSNLSPKSSLSPQIKVSPVPTSKTQNSPSQETSETPPSSTGKGGKKKKGRRS, from the coding sequence ATGGTGACGGATGAACAGTTTCCCACGGCTTTAGGTTACGGTCTTCCGCCAACTGCAGGTTGGGGTCTCGGTATTGATAGATTAACTATGTTCCtgacaaatacaaataacattaagGAAGTTATCTTGTTCCCTGCTATGAAACCTGAAGCCAACAGTGCCGCACCCCTAAATCCAACGTCTGAAAAGCCACAAGATAATAAGTCTTCTGTTTCTGTTAATAGTTACATACCAGCTGAACTGTTAAGCAATACTGAAAATTTACCAGATAATACTGTACTTTTGGATAGCAGTAATTTATCGCctaaatcatcattatcaccTCAAATCAAAGTATCACCAGTACCAACTTCAAAAACACAAAATTCTCCAAGTCAAGAAACTAGTGAAACGCCACCTTCCAGTACAGGTAAAGGCGGAAAGAAGAAAAAGGGACGACGATCATAA